From Algoriphagus sp. NG3, the proteins below share one genomic window:
- a CDS encoding co-chaperone GroES family protein produces the protein MQLTADNKLKKLIVVGDRVLIRLKKPNEKTGSGLYLPPGVQEKEKIQQGYIIKAGPGYPIPAPTDDHEPWMDIEEKVKYVPLQAKEGDLAIFLLSGSHEVVYEGEKYHIVSQAAILMLEREQDI, from the coding sequence ATGCAATTGACAGCTGATAATAAACTAAAAAAACTGATTGTAGTAGGTGATCGCGTATTAATCCGCTTGAAGAAACCTAACGAGAAGACAGGCTCAGGCTTATACCTCCCTCCTGGGGTGCAGGAAAAAGAAAAAATTCAGCAAGGCTACATCATCAAAGCAGGGCCAGGGTATCCCATCCCGGCGCCTACAGATGACCACGAACCTTGGATGGATATTGAGGAAAAAGTAAAATATGTACCACTGCAAGCCAAGGAGGGTGACTTAGCTATATTCTTACTTTCGGGATCGCATGAAGTGGTGTACGAAGGTGAGAAATATCACATAGTCTCCCAAGCAGCTATTCTGATGCTAGAAAGAGAGCAGGATATCTAA
- a CDS encoding porin produces MRIRFAAALVLLIMISLSAFARGTEGDSLQNKTPELSTPVNWYDRIQLRGYAQVRYNGLFETNPDLGCSQCDKSWGTGGFFLRRIRLVFSGQIHERVYLYIQPDFASGGQNFAQIRDAYFDVGLDAKQEFRLRIGQSKVPFGFENLQSSQNRIPLDRNDGLNSAVLNERDLGVFFYYAPKEIRERFSYLVSSGLKGSGDYGMFGLGLYNGQTANLPEKNGNFHVVSRVTYPMKLPSGQFVEASLQGYGGKFVINRNPLTDFDRIEFPEYRFGTTFVVYPQPFGIQAEFNWGKGPEYNPDTNDVELTSLKGGYAMVSYMKETAKGAIIPFSRYHYYAGGKKFEMDATRHRVNELEIGVEWQFNRALELVTMYTVSDRSAQNSLDPLNRERGSLLRIQAQVNF; encoded by the coding sequence ATGCGAATCCGTTTCGCTGCAGCGCTTGTCTTATTGATAATGATCTCACTCAGTGCTTTTGCAAGGGGCACTGAGGGGGATTCGCTGCAGAACAAAACACCTGAGTTGTCGACTCCGGTAAACTGGTATGACCGTATCCAACTGCGAGGTTATGCCCAGGTAAGGTACAATGGGCTATTTGAGACCAATCCTGATTTAGGGTGTTCCCAGTGTGATAAGTCTTGGGGGACTGGAGGCTTTTTCCTTCGCCGGATCCGGTTGGTGTTCTCCGGGCAAATCCACGAACGGGTATATCTGTATATACAACCTGATTTTGCTTCTGGAGGTCAAAACTTCGCACAGATTCGCGACGCTTATTTTGATGTGGGGTTGGATGCCAAACAAGAATTTAGACTGAGAATTGGACAGTCAAAGGTCCCATTTGGTTTTGAAAATTTACAGTCCAGCCAGAATCGTATCCCCTTGGATAGGAATGACGGATTAAACTCTGCTGTATTGAATGAGCGTGATTTAGGCGTATTCTTCTATTATGCACCAAAGGAGATCAGAGAGAGATTTAGTTATCTGGTTTCTTCAGGTCTGAAAGGTTCGGGAGATTATGGGATGTTCGGTTTGGGACTGTATAATGGGCAAACAGCAAACCTACCGGAAAAGAACGGGAATTTCCATGTGGTGTCCAGAGTGACTTATCCGATGAAGTTGCCTTCCGGCCAGTTCGTCGAGGCTTCATTGCAGGGGTATGGAGGGAAATTTGTAATCAATAGAAATCCTCTGACAGATTTTGATCGGATTGAATTTCCTGAATATAGATTCGGTACCACCTTTGTTGTGTACCCACAGCCATTTGGGATTCAGGCAGAATTTAATTGGGGTAAAGGGCCAGAGTATAATCCTGACACAAATGATGTGGAATTGACTTCTCTCAAAGGCGGGTATGCCATGGTGTCTTATATGAAAGAAACAGCTAAAGGAGCGATTATTCCATTTTCGAGATATCACTATTACGCAGGCGGGAAGAAGTTTGAGATGGATGCCACCCGGCATAGAGTGAATGAGCTGGAAATAGGCGTGGAGTGGCAATTTAACAGAGCCTTGGAGCTGGTGACTATGTACACCGTGTCGGATCGATCAGCACAGAATTCGCTGGATCCATTGAATAGGGAGCGTGGAAGTCTTCTGCGTATCCAGGCACAGGTGAACTTTTGA
- the hemB gene encoding porphobilinogen synthase, protein MNRRPRRNRKSESIRNLVEETSLSVKDLIFPMFLVDGISKKIAIDSMPGIHRYSIDKMLGEIESCLNLGIQAFDIFPAYPDSLKDTIASESYNPETFYLKALREIKKQFPEVCLMSDVAMDPYSSDGHDGLVRDGKILNDETLEILARMSLAQADAGVDIIGPSDMMDGRVGYIRELLDESGFTDTSIMSYTAKYASAFYGPFRDALDSAPKFGDKKTYQMNPANSKEALIEGELDTDEGADFLMVKPALSYLDIIKLLNDRFSLPIAAYNVSGEYSMVKASVERGWIDNDRAMLEILLSMKRAGAKVILTYFAKEYAAYCKGG, encoded by the coding sequence ATGAACAGACGTCCAAGAAGAAACCGAAAGTCCGAATCAATCAGGAATCTGGTAGAGGAAACCAGTCTGTCAGTGAAAGACCTGATCTTTCCTATGTTTCTGGTAGATGGAATTAGTAAAAAGATAGCGATTGATTCCATGCCTGGAATACACAGGTATTCTATAGATAAGATGTTGGGTGAAATAGAAAGCTGTTTAAATCTGGGTATTCAGGCTTTTGACATTTTTCCGGCCTATCCCGACAGTTTGAAAGACACTATTGCTTCAGAAAGTTATAACCCGGAAACTTTTTACCTAAAGGCACTCCGTGAAATAAAAAAGCAATTTCCGGAGGTCTGTCTTATGTCTGATGTGGCGATGGATCCATATAGTAGCGATGGTCATGATGGATTAGTAAGAGATGGGAAAATCCTAAATGATGAGACCTTAGAGATATTGGCCAGAATGTCTCTAGCGCAAGCCGATGCAGGAGTCGATATTATCGGACCCTCGGACATGATGGATGGGAGAGTAGGTTATATTCGGGAACTTTTAGATGAAAGTGGGTTTACAGATACTTCTATTATGTCCTACACGGCCAAGTATGCCAGCGCATTTTATGGGCCTTTTCGGGACGCTTTAGACTCGGCTCCTAAATTTGGGGATAAGAAGACTTATCAGATGAATCCGGCCAATTCAAAAGAGGCCCTTATAGAAGGGGAATTGGATACTGACGAGGGGGCAGATTTTCTCATGGTGAAGCCGGCTCTTTCTTACCTGGATATTATAAAACTCCTAAATGATAGATTTTCCCTGCCAATAGCGGCCTATAATGTATCCGGTGAATACAGCATGGTGAAGGCTTCTGTAGAAAGAGGATGGATAGACAATGACCGGGCAATGCTGGAGATTTTATTGAGTATGAAACGTGCGGGGGCCAAGGTCATCCTGACTTATTTTGCCAAAGAGTATGCGGCTTATTGTAAGGGGGGATGA
- a CDS encoding HAD family phosphatase, translating into MLQAVIFDMDGVICHTNPFHSIAFQQFFAKRNLNPTEEEYAAHMYGKNNGYILSHFLGRKIEGEELALLEDEKEGLFREIYKEEVNPIAGYMEFFEKLKSAEILTAVATSAPRANLDLIIGTLGIGNQMQSQLASEDVAKHKPDPEVYLKSASKLGVKPENCLVFEDSFSGASAGINAGMKVVGVLSSHTKEELPVCDLYIDDYTGLGINDLGRLFK; encoded by the coding sequence ATGTTACAGGCTGTCATTTTTGATATGGATGGGGTGATCTGCCACACCAATCCATTTCATTCTATAGCGTTCCAACAATTTTTTGCAAAAAGAAACCTTAATCCCACTGAAGAAGAATATGCTGCCCACATGTATGGGAAAAACAATGGGTATATTCTGAGTCATTTTCTTGGCAGGAAGATAGAGGGAGAGGAACTAGCATTGCTTGAAGATGAAAAAGAAGGGCTTTTCAGGGAAATATATAAGGAGGAAGTAAACCCGATTGCCGGGTATATGGAGTTTTTTGAGAAGTTGAAATCCGCCGAAATACTTACTGCAGTAGCTACTTCTGCTCCAAGAGCTAATCTAGATCTGATAATAGGAACACTAGGGATAGGGAATCAGATGCAGTCGCAACTCGCTTCAGAAGATGTGGCAAAGCATAAGCCCGATCCGGAGGTTTATCTGAAAAGTGCTTCAAAATTGGGTGTCAAGCCAGAAAACTGTTTGGTGTTTGAAGACTCATTCTCTGGGGCAAGTGCTGGGATAAATGCCGGTATGAAGGTGGTAGGTGTGCTTTCTAGCCATACAAAAGAAGAGCTCCCGGTTTGTGATTTGTACATTGATGATTACACGGGGCTCGGAATTAACGATTTGGGCCGGCTGTTTAAATAA
- the rocD gene encoding ornithine--oxo-acid transaminase, with amino-acid sequence MQTITSSKQAIDLEDKYGAHNYHPLPVVLAKGEGVFLWDVEGRRYYDFLSAYSAVNQGHCHPRIKDALIEQASTLTLTSRAFHNDVLGPFEKYISEYFGFDKVLPMNTGAEGVETAIKIARKWGYEKKGVDENRAKVVVAENNFHGRTTTIISFSNDENARKNFGPYTAGFVKIPFDDIYALKTVLDDPDVVAFLVEPIQGEAGVYVPGPGYLKEAKAACEAKNVLFIADEIQTGIARTGKLLAVDHENVRPDILILGKAVSGGFYPVSLVLADDEVMNVIKPGQHGSTFGGNPLGAKVAMTALQVVKDEKLAENAEKLGELFRLRMQKLVDKYNVVKLVRGKGLLNAVVINDTEESSTAWDICVALKDNGLLAKPTHGNIIRFAPPLVMTEEQIHECCDIIEKTIATFER; translated from the coding sequence ATGCAGACTATCACTTCCAGTAAACAAGCAATAGATTTAGAAGATAAATATGGCGCACATAATTATCATCCGCTTCCGGTGGTTTTGGCCAAGGGAGAAGGTGTCTTTCTCTGGGATGTGGAAGGCAGACGCTATTATGACTTCTTGTCTGCCTATTCTGCAGTCAACCAAGGGCATTGTCATCCTAGGATCAAAGATGCCTTAATCGAGCAGGCCAGTACCTTGACCTTAACTTCCCGTGCTTTTCATAATGATGTGTTGGGGCCATTTGAGAAATATATCTCTGAATATTTCGGCTTTGACAAGGTGCTTCCTATGAATACCGGGGCAGAGGGCGTGGAGACGGCGATCAAAATTGCCAGAAAATGGGGCTATGAGAAAAAAGGGGTGGATGAAAACAGGGCAAAGGTTGTAGTAGCAGAAAACAACTTCCATGGAAGAACCACTACTATTATTTCCTTCTCAAACGATGAGAATGCGCGTAAAAATTTCGGGCCTTATACTGCCGGATTTGTCAAGATCCCATTTGATGATATTTATGCTTTAAAGACGGTACTGGATGACCCTGACGTAGTAGCTTTCCTGGTGGAGCCTATACAGGGTGAAGCGGGAGTGTATGTGCCAGGGCCAGGCTATTTGAAAGAAGCTAAAGCTGCCTGTGAGGCAAAGAACGTTTTGTTTATAGCTGATGAAATACAAACCGGAATAGCTCGTACAGGTAAGTTGTTGGCGGTTGATCATGAAAATGTGCGTCCGGATATTTTAATTCTGGGAAAAGCAGTTTCCGGAGGGTTTTACCCGGTTTCGCTTGTATTGGCAGATGACGAGGTGATGAATGTGATCAAACCAGGTCAGCATGGGTCAACTTTCGGAGGAAATCCACTTGGTGCAAAAGTAGCTATGACTGCGCTTCAGGTAGTGAAAGACGAGAAACTTGCAGAGAACGCAGAGAAGCTTGGGGAGTTATTTAGGTTAAGAATGCAGAAGCTGGTGGATAAGTATAATGTGGTGAAGCTAGTAAGAGGTAAGGGACTTCTGAATGCTGTTGTGATTAATGATACGGAAGAAAGCAGTACGGCGTGGGATATTTGTGTTGCATTAAAAGATAATGGTCTATTGGCAAAGCCGACGCATGGTAATATTATTCGCTTTGCTCCACCTTTGGTGATGACAGAAGAGCAAATTCATGAGTGCTGCGATATTATTGAGAAGACTATAGCAACATTCGAAAGATAA
- a CDS encoding DUF5522 domain-containing protein: MKDSKKPLPTPALSAEDFYFNAQGLMVFTEKYHLKRGYCCGSGCKHCPYPKV, encoded by the coding sequence ATGAAAGATAGCAAGAAGCCACTTCCAACTCCGGCTTTAAGTGCGGAAGACTTTTATTTTAATGCACAAGGACTGATGGTTTTCACGGAAAAATACCATCTAAAACGTGGGTATTGCTGTGGAAGCGGCTGCAAACACTGTCCCTATCCAAAAGTCTGA
- the rpmB gene encoding 50S ribosomal protein L28 → MAKVCDITGKRPRVGNNVSHANNKTKRRFYPNLHKKTFYVPEEDAWITLKVCTKALKTINKKGITAVLKEAQDNGMIVIR, encoded by the coding sequence ATGGCAAAAGTTTGTGACATCACCGGAAAAAGACCTCGAGTAGGTAACAACGTCTCCCATGCAAACAACAAAACTAAGCGTAGGTTCTACCCAAATCTTCACAAGAAGACGTTCTACGTTCCAGAAGAAGATGCATGGATCACTTTGAAAGTTTGTACTAAGGCATTGAAGACTATCAATAAGAAAGGTATCACTGCGGTTTTGAAAGAAGCTCAGGATAACGGGATGATTGTAATCAGATAA
- the rpmG gene encoding 50S ribosomal protein L33 yields MAKKGNRVQVIMECTEHKASGLPGTSRYITTKNRKNTTERLELKKFNPIMKKVTVHKEIK; encoded by the coding sequence ATGGCTAAGAAAGGCAATAGAGTACAAGTGATTATGGAATGCACGGAGCACAAAGCTTCAGGCTTGCCAGGTACTTCAAGATACATCACTACCAAGAATAGAAAAAACACTACTGAACGATTGGAATTGAAGAAATTCAACCCGATCATGAAGAAAGTAACTGTTCATAAAGAAATTAAGTAA
- a CDS encoding DUF4295 domain-containing protein — protein MAKKVVATLKKEGGVSYAKVIKAVRSEKTGAYTFREEMVPSPLVQETLKK, from the coding sequence ATGGCTAAGAAAGTAGTAGCAACCCTTAAAAAAGAAGGTGGCGTGTCTTACGCCAAAGTAATCAAAGCTGTAAGATCTGAAAAGACCGGCGCTTACACCTTCAGAGAAGAGATGGTTCCTTCCCCACTGGTACAGGAAACTTTGAAAAAATAA
- the ftsY gene encoding signal recognition particle-docking protein FtsY translates to MGIFGFFSKDKKESLDQGLQKSSENIFTKLSKAVVGKSTVDDEILDELEEILITSDVGVDTTIKVIRRIEERVARDKYVNTAELDVILKEEIENLLKENNTQDLLDFDLPEGKKPYVIMVVGVNGVGKTTTIGKLANLFKSAGKSVVLGAADTFRAAAVDQLILWGDRVGVPVISHGMNTDPASVAFDAVKQGVNSNADVVIIDTAGRLHTKVNLMNELGKIKRVMQKFIPDAPHEILLVLDGSTGQNAFIQAKEFTKVTEITSLAITKLDGTAKGGVVIGISDQFKIPVKYIGVGEKMTDLQIFNRKEFVDSLFTKKK, encoded by the coding sequence ATGGGAATCTTTGGTTTCTTTTCAAAAGATAAAAAAGAAAGCCTCGATCAAGGCCTTCAGAAATCAAGCGAAAACATTTTTACAAAACTCAGTAAAGCCGTAGTAGGCAAGTCCACAGTGGACGACGAGATTTTGGATGAATTGGAAGAAATTCTGATCACCTCCGATGTAGGTGTAGATACTACTATCAAAGTAATCCGCAGAATAGAAGAACGTGTAGCCAGAGACAAGTATGTCAATACTGCCGAGCTTGATGTCATTCTAAAGGAAGAGATAGAGAATCTCCTCAAAGAAAACAACACTCAGGATCTTCTGGACTTTGATCTGCCTGAAGGCAAAAAGCCCTATGTCATCATGGTGGTGGGAGTAAATGGTGTGGGGAAAACCACCACCATCGGCAAACTTGCCAACCTTTTCAAATCCGCAGGAAAGTCTGTGGTCTTAGGCGCTGCCGATACATTTCGCGCCGCTGCCGTGGATCAGCTCATACTCTGGGGAGATCGTGTAGGAGTACCCGTTATTTCACATGGGATGAACACCGACCCCGCTTCTGTGGCGTTTGATGCAGTAAAGCAAGGCGTGAACTCCAATGCCGATGTGGTCATCATAGACACTGCAGGCAGGCTTCACACTAAGGTGAATCTGATGAACGAGCTGGGAAAAATCAAACGGGTCATGCAGAAATTCATCCCTGATGCACCTCATGAAATCCTCTTGGTACTCGATGGTTCTACAGGCCAAAATGCCTTCATCCAGGCTAAAGAATTCACCAAAGTGACTGAAATCACTTCCCTGGCAATCACCAAACTTGATGGAACCGCTAAAGGCGGCGTAGTAATTGGGATTTCTGACCAGTTCAAAATCCCGGTCAAATACATAGGAGTAGGAGAGAAAATGACAGATTTACAGATTTTCAACCGCAAAGAATTTGTCGATTCGCTCTTTACGAAGAAAAAATAA
- a CDS encoding SPFH domain-containing protein has protein sequence MEKITKPVSGYSMILLIFVLFIFALISSSHLALIVISVLSAATFPGFFIVEPNKSMVLLLFGEYKGSVKANGFYWVIPFMTKKKISLRVRNFENKPVKVNDKIGNPVMIGTIVVWQVEDTFKATFDVNDYENFVHLQSDAAIRKMAGLYPYDNFEAEEAEITLRSGVEEVNYSLEQEISERLHHAGIKVIEARISHLAYSSEIASAMLQRQQATAIVAARQKIVEGAVGMVEMALADLKLKEIVDFDNEKKAVMVSNLMVVLCSDKSASPVLNVGTLHQ, from the coding sequence ATGGAAAAAATAACTAAGCCCGTTTCAGGATACTCAATGATTCTGCTCATTTTTGTCCTATTTATTTTTGCCCTCATAAGTAGCAGCCATCTAGCGTTGATTGTCATTAGTGTTTTATCAGCGGCGACTTTCCCTGGCTTTTTCATAGTAGAACCCAACAAATCCATGGTTCTTCTCCTATTTGGAGAATATAAAGGTAGTGTAAAAGCCAATGGCTTCTACTGGGTAATCCCTTTTATGACTAAGAAAAAAATATCACTTCGTGTGAGGAATTTTGAAAACAAACCTGTGAAAGTCAACGACAAAATCGGCAATCCAGTCATGATCGGAACCATTGTTGTATGGCAGGTAGAGGACACATTCAAAGCGACGTTTGATGTAAATGACTATGAAAATTTTGTCCATTTACAATCTGATGCTGCTATCAGAAAGATGGCTGGTCTCTATCCTTATGATAATTTTGAGGCAGAGGAGGCGGAAATCACTTTGAGATCCGGAGTTGAAGAAGTCAATTACTCCTTGGAGCAAGAAATCAGCGAGCGCCTCCATCATGCGGGCATTAAAGTGATTGAAGCAAGGATATCCCACCTGGCTTATTCCTCAGAAATTGCCTCTGCAATGCTCCAAAGACAACAAGCCACGGCTATTGTAGCAGCACGACAAAAGATAGTGGAGGGAGCCGTAGGGATGGTGGAGATGGCATTGGCAGACCTTAAACTCAAAGAAATTGTGGATTTTGACAATGAGAAAAAAGCGGTGATGGTATCAAATCTGATGGTAGTACTGTGCTCGGATAAAAGCGCATCCCCGGTATTAAATGTAGGGACACTACATCAATAA
- a CDS encoding Arc family DNA-binding protein, translated as MPKKKAFALRLDEQMMKALEKWAADEFRSTNGQLEWIIREALKKSGRLPKGEPDNPDTH; from the coding sequence ATGCCAAAGAAAAAAGCATTTGCGCTGCGGCTGGACGAACAAATGATGAAAGCGCTCGAAAAATGGGCCGCTGATGAGTTCCGCAGCACTAATGGTCAACTGGAGTGGATCATCAGGGAAGCTCTTAAAAAATCCGGCAGATTGCCAAAGGGTGAGCCTGACAATCCAGATACCCATTAA
- a CDS encoding TolC family protein, with amino-acid sequence MKFSYLFFIKSVVAVFVCCAVLDKAQAQDVLTFTLPELVQQAKDNSPSALRAKNRKENLYWKYRLFKSNYNPQLRLNGTIPRYYQEFNNITQPDGSIEFIEVKQNFMDLELGLEQVIGATGGVVSVNTSTNRFDNFLSNPGEPQTRYSGVPVRVALNQPIFAYNRFKWDKKIEPLLYEESKRAYVKEMEEVSIYVTSLFFDFLAAQVNYEIATANLKNTEEVFQIEKGRNKLGVTPEDELLQVELQVLTAQQEMAEAQLSLESASFAMNSFIGLNQYSNLNLVSPDVLPEFEVDVDRAIDLAFQNRAEAIGFDRQKIQAEAEVASARGDRFQVMLNASYGYNNAAFNFPDIYQNPNTQALVSLGLSVPILDWGRNKARMSVAKANQELVENTVAQELIDFEQGIFTKVKNFLMIKERLHVTKVSADVAQRRYDIALKRYQTGNVNITNLNIAQNEKDANKRAFYTSLRDFWIAYYELRSLTLYDFEKEELLYSPEVEQ; translated from the coding sequence ATGAAGTTCAGCTATTTATTTTTTATCAAAAGCGTAGTCGCTGTGTTTGTTTGTTGTGCAGTTCTCGATAAAGCGCAAGCACAGGATGTACTCACTTTTACTTTACCGGAACTGGTGCAGCAGGCTAAGGACAACTCTCCATCCGCTCTAAGAGCAAAAAACAGAAAGGAAAATCTATACTGGAAGTATAGGCTCTTTAAATCAAATTATAATCCCCAGCTTAGGCTGAATGGCACAATTCCACGATACTATCAGGAATTCAATAACATCACACAGCCGGACGGCTCTATAGAGTTTATTGAGGTGAAGCAAAACTTTATGGATTTGGAGTTGGGGCTGGAGCAGGTGATAGGTGCTACGGGAGGTGTGGTGTCTGTCAATACATCTACCAATAGATTTGATAATTTCCTGTCAAATCCAGGGGAACCTCAGACTAGATATTCAGGAGTCCCAGTAAGAGTGGCGTTGAACCAGCCAATATTTGCTTACAATAGATTCAAGTGGGATAAGAAAATCGAACCTTTACTTTATGAAGAGAGTAAGCGGGCGTATGTGAAAGAAATGGAAGAAGTTTCTATATATGTCACCAGTCTGTTTTTTGATTTTTTGGCAGCCCAAGTGAACTATGAGATAGCCACGGCAAACTTAAAAAATACTGAGGAGGTGTTCCAAATAGAAAAGGGCAGAAATAAGCTTGGGGTAACACCCGAGGATGAGTTGCTTCAAGTGGAGCTGCAGGTATTGACCGCGCAACAAGAAATGGCTGAAGCACAGCTTTCCCTTGAAAGTGCATCTTTTGCGATGAATTCCTTTATAGGACTGAATCAATACTCCAATTTAAATTTGGTGTCCCCCGATGTCCTTCCTGAATTTGAAGTAGATGTCGACCGTGCTATAGATCTTGCTTTTCAAAACAGAGCCGAGGCTATTGGTTTTGACCGTCAGAAAATTCAAGCAGAAGCAGAAGTCGCCAGTGCCAGGGGAGATCGTTTCCAGGTGATGCTCAATGCGAGCTACGGATACAACAATGCTGCTTTTAACTTCCCCGATATATATCAAAACCCAAACACGCAAGCGCTGGTCAGCTTGGGACTTTCAGTTCCTATTTTAGACTGGGGAAGAAACAAAGCCCGTATGTCCGTGGCGAAGGCTAATCAGGAGCTTGTGGAAAACACCGTCGCGCAGGAGTTAATTGATTTTGAGCAGGGGATTTTCACAAAGGTTAAAAACTTCCTTATGATCAAGGAGCGGTTACACGTAACCAAAGTCTCTGCTGATGTGGCCCAGCGTAGATATGATATAGCCCTGAAAAGATACCAGACCGGTAATGTCAATATTACCAATCTCAATATTGCCCAAAATGAAAAAGACGCTAACAAAAGAGCCTTTTATACTTCGCTGCGGGATTTCTGGATTGCTTATTATGAACTGAGATCCCTTACTTTATATGACTTTGAAAAGGAGGAATTGCTCTATAGTCCTGAGGTAGAACAGTGA
- a CDS encoding class I SAM-dependent methyltransferase, whose amino-acid sequence MKSIISFVIRYIPRPLLQRVSPVIMKVFSKMNSGTDVTCPVCGHSYKKFLPYGRIARSNALCPNCLALERHRLMWLFLQEKTDFFTAPLRVLHVAPEHCFIERFEALPNLDYITADIESPLAKVKMDVHDIPFPDNSFDVVFCNHVLEHVEDDIRACAEFNRVLKPDGWGILQSPVYPIEITLEDKSITDPSERERIFGQRDHVRKFGKDYAKRLRKSGLLIEENHFVKEISPAKVKQYALPSDEIIFVCKKGN is encoded by the coding sequence ATGAAATCCATTATTAGTTTCGTAATTCGATATATACCTAGGCCTCTATTACAGCGGGTAAGCCCCGTGATAATGAAGGTTTTTTCCAAGATGAATTCCGGTACGGACGTCACCTGCCCGGTATGTGGTCATAGTTATAAAAAATTTCTTCCCTATGGAAGGATCGCCAGGTCAAATGCGCTATGCCCCAATTGTCTAGCACTGGAACGTCATCGTCTGATGTGGCTTTTTCTTCAGGAGAAAACCGATTTCTTTACCGCTCCACTGAGAGTTCTGCATGTAGCGCCAGAACATTGCTTTATTGAGCGTTTTGAAGCATTACCCAACCTCGATTATATCACCGCAGATATAGAATCGCCGTTGGCAAAAGTAAAAATGGATGTACACGACATACCTTTCCCTGACAACAGCTTTGATGTGGTCTTTTGCAACCATGTCCTTGAGCATGTAGAAGACGATATAAGAGCCTGTGCTGAATTTAACAGAGTATTGAAGCCCGATGGGTGGGGGATATTACAATCACCTGTTTACCCTATCGAAATCACCTTAGAAGACAAAAGTATTACAGACCCATCCGAACGGGAACGTATCTTTGGCCAACGGGACCATGTAAGGAAATTTGGGAAAGATTATGCCAAGCGATTGAGAAAATCGGGGCTGTTAATCGAAGAAAATCACTTTGTAAAAGAAATCTCTCCAGCTAAAGTCAAGCAATATGCACTTCCATCTGATGAAATTATTTTTGTGTGTAAAAAAGGCAATTAA
- a CDS encoding glycosyltransferase encodes MMFSVIIPVYNRPEELHELLQSLLNQRYSNIEVVVIEDGSIKDSRAVIDPFKNSLQIQYLVQRNTGQGFARNNGMKVAHGDFFIILDSDVILPSDYLFKLSLAIKNRNLDAFGGPDAAAEDFSALQKAMDFAMTSFWTTGGIRGKVKDPAKYQARGFNMGVSRKVYEATGGFLDPNQGEDIEWSIRIKKAGFKLELVSEAFVYHKRKNTLRSFAKQAFSFGRNRVNVSRFHPGAIQAVHWLPTLFLLFTLSILVSFFANRSLFLLGASIFLLWSSGVIITSAIQNSSIKVGILSWFTSVSQLWSYGLGLPLELMTKVRKG; translated from the coding sequence ATGATGTTCTCGGTCATCATACCTGTTTACAATCGGCCTGAAGAATTACACGAACTACTTCAAAGTCTCCTTAATCAGAGATATTCAAATATAGAAGTTGTAGTGATAGAGGACGGTTCGATTAAGGATTCTAGAGCTGTAATAGACCCTTTTAAAAATAGCCTTCAAATCCAATATCTTGTACAAAGAAATACAGGACAGGGATTTGCAAGAAACAATGGGATGAAGGTTGCCCATGGAGACTTTTTTATAATTCTGGATTCAGATGTGATTTTGCCTTCTGATTACTTATTTAAATTGTCTCTGGCAATTAAAAACCGAAATCTGGATGCTTTTGGAGGACCCGACGCTGCGGCAGAGGATTTTTCTGCCTTACAGAAAGCAATGGACTTTGCTATGACTTCCTTTTGGACTACCGGAGGAATACGTGGCAAAGTGAAAGATCCTGCCAAGTATCAGGCTAGGGGATTCAATATGGGGGTATCCAGAAAAGTATATGAAGCAACCGGTGGTTTTTTGGATCCCAATCAAGGCGAGGATATAGAGTGGAGTATCCGTATCAAAAAAGCCGGGTTTAAACTGGAATTGGTTTCAGAAGCCTTTGTATATCACAAACGTAAAAACACCCTGAGGTCATTTGCCAAGCAGGCTTTTTCATTTGGCAGAAACCGGGTGAATGTGTCCCGATTTCATCCTGGTGCCATACAGGCGGTACATTGGCTTCCTACCCTGTTTTTGCTATTTACACTCAGTATACTTGTTTCCTTTTTTGCAAATAGGTCACTATTTCTGCTTGGGGCGTCCATATTTTTACTTTGGAGCTCAGGGGTGATTATTACTTCAGCTATACAGAACAGCTCAATCAAGGTGGGGATATTGAGTTGGTTTACCTCGGTTTCCCAACTTTGGTCCTATGGTCTTGGGTTGCCTCTGGAATTGATGACTAAAGTGAGAAAAGGTTAA